The proteins below are encoded in one region of Micromonospora pisi:
- a CDS encoding TldD/PmbA family protein: MTHFDVATAAVQAALDAGARYADARVMHRRYESMSARNGEIEELSQDEDAGIGVRALVGSSWGFFAVPELSDAAARAAGTRAARIATASARVPGPAVDLVPTGGQSGTWSSPCAVDPLGVALSDKGDLLVHATKLSHQAGADLAEGLYQIWDTSKWFVSSEGHRIDQHVRECGAGISATVIGDGETQRRSYPSYRGQYGTSGWELVDSLDLGAHAVRIAEEARELLTAPLCPSGETTLILGGEQLALQIHESVGHAIELDRILGWEAAFAGTSWLDLNQLGRLRYGSELMNITIDPTIPGALGSFGFDDEGTPAAKRDAVREGRWVGVLAGRDSAAVAGLDYAGSVRSDGWSRLPMVRMTNVGLEPGPHTLDEIIDATDDGVLMDINRSWSIDDKRLNFQFGCEIGWEIKNGRRGRMLRNPTYTGIGPQFWRSMDMLSGESVAWGTPNCGKGQPGQVGHTGHPAAPARFTNVRVGVRG, from the coding sequence ATGACCCACTTCGACGTGGCCACGGCCGCGGTGCAGGCGGCGCTCGACGCGGGCGCCCGCTATGCCGACGCGCGGGTGATGCACCGGCGCTACGAGTCGATGTCCGCACGCAACGGCGAGATCGAGGAACTCTCGCAGGACGAGGACGCGGGCATCGGCGTACGGGCACTCGTCGGCTCCAGCTGGGGCTTCTTCGCCGTACCCGAACTCTCCGACGCCGCCGCCCGAGCGGCCGGCACCCGCGCCGCGCGCATCGCCACCGCCAGTGCCCGCGTCCCCGGCCCTGCTGTCGACCTGGTGCCGACCGGCGGGCAGAGCGGCACCTGGTCCTCGCCCTGCGCGGTCGACCCGCTCGGCGTCGCCCTCTCCGACAAGGGTGACCTGCTGGTCCACGCGACCAAGCTGTCGCACCAGGCCGGGGCGGACCTGGCCGAAGGGCTCTACCAGATCTGGGACACCAGCAAGTGGTTCGTCTCCAGTGAGGGGCACCGGATCGACCAGCACGTACGCGAGTGTGGGGCGGGGATCTCGGCCACCGTTATCGGCGACGGAGAGACCCAACGCCGCTCCTACCCCAGCTACCGCGGCCAGTACGGCACCAGCGGCTGGGAACTGGTCGACTCGCTCGACCTCGGCGCGCACGCGGTCCGGATCGCCGAGGAGGCCCGTGAGCTGCTGACCGCGCCACTCTGCCCGAGCGGGGAGACCACCCTGATCCTCGGTGGTGAGCAGCTCGCGTTGCAGATCCACGAGTCGGTCGGGCACGCCATCGAACTCGACCGGATCCTCGGTTGGGAGGCCGCCTTCGCCGGCACCTCGTGGCTCGACCTCAACCAGCTCGGCCGGCTCCGTTACGGCTCCGAGCTGATGAACATCACCATCGACCCGACCATCCCGGGCGCGCTGGGCAGCTTCGGCTTCGACGACGAGGGCACGCCGGCGGCGAAACGCGACGCGGTCCGCGAGGGCCGGTGGGTCGGTGTCCTGGCCGGTCGCGACTCCGCCGCCGTCGCCGGCCTCGACTACGCCGGCAGCGTGCGCTCCGACGGCTGGTCGCGGCTGCCGATGGTACGGATGACGAACGTCGGCCTGGAGCCAGGACCGCACACCCTGGACGAGATCATCGACGCCACCGACGACGGTGTCCTGATGGACATCAACCGCTCCTGGTCGATCGACGACAAGCGGCTCAACTTCCAGTTCGGCTGCGAGATCGGCTGGGAGATCAAGAACGGTCGCCGGGGCCGGATGCTGCGTAACCCCACCTACACCGGGATCGGCCCGCAGTTCTGGCGCTCGATGGACATGCTCTCCGGCGAGAGCGTCGCCTGGGGGACCCCGAACTGTGGCAAGGGTCAGCCCGGCCAGGTCGGGCACACCGGCCACCCGGCCGCCCCGGCCCGGTTCACCAACGTACGGGTGGGGGTGCGCGGATGA
- a CDS encoding TldD/PmbA family protein, which translates to MSRELDLAGRVVELVREIAGPDAEAEASATHTAHSLTRFANSAIHQNVAEDTTGLRLRLHVDGRTAAGSSTVVTDDGLRGLVERTVAAARLCPPDPAWPGLAPATAPDGTGNYDEATAQATPDERADRVRAFVEAAGGLETAGYCRTVSWAGGFANSAGQSVTGRSAEAAMDGIARAGGVDGVARRNTGRLSDLDGTVLGARAAVKARAGAAPVELAPGRYEVVLEPTAVVDILQNFALFGFNGKAYNERRSFAELGSTQFDPTISLVDDTLGTLGLPYDAEGTPKRRVALVENGVTRTVTHDRRTAAEAGVSSTGHALHGGASWGAVPTNLCLLPAGDTGDGSGPTEVSGPIVDSDTAALVAGVERGLLVTDFWYTRVLDPKSLVITGLTRNGVWLIENGEITTAVQNFRFTQSYPQALAPGAVLGLGRHASLLPDSWDASWWSAPALRLASWNFTGGASG; encoded by the coding sequence ATGAGCCGGGAGCTCGATCTCGCAGGTCGGGTGGTGGAACTGGTCCGGGAGATCGCCGGGCCGGACGCCGAGGCGGAAGCCAGCGCCACCCACACCGCCCACTCGCTGACCCGCTTCGCCAACTCGGCAATCCACCAGAACGTCGCAGAGGACACCACCGGTCTGCGGCTACGGCTGCACGTGGACGGTCGTACGGCCGCCGGCTCCAGCACCGTCGTCACCGACGACGGGCTGCGCGGGCTGGTGGAGCGTACGGTCGCCGCCGCCCGGCTCTGCCCACCCGACCCGGCCTGGCCCGGGCTGGCCCCGGCGACGGCACCCGACGGCACCGGCAACTACGACGAGGCGACCGCGCAGGCCACCCCGGACGAGCGGGCCGACCGGGTACGCGCCTTCGTCGAGGCGGCCGGCGGGCTGGAGACGGCCGGCTACTGCCGTACGGTGAGCTGGGCCGGCGGCTTCGCGAACAGTGCCGGCCAGTCCGTCACCGGCCGCTCGGCCGAGGCGGCCATGGACGGCATCGCCCGGGCCGGCGGGGTCGACGGGGTGGCCCGGCGCAACACCGGGCGTCTCTCCGATCTGGACGGTACGGTCCTCGGTGCCCGGGCGGCGGTCAAGGCACGTGCCGGTGCGGCCCCGGTCGAGCTGGCACCGGGGCGCTACGAGGTGGTGCTGGAGCCGACCGCGGTGGTCGACATCCTGCAGAACTTCGCGCTCTTCGGGTTCAACGGCAAGGCGTACAACGAGCGACGGTCCTTCGCCGAACTGGGCAGCACGCAGTTCGACCCGACGATCAGCCTGGTCGACGACACGCTCGGCACGCTCGGCCTGCCGTACGACGCGGAGGGCACCCCGAAGCGTCGGGTCGCGCTGGTCGAGAACGGGGTGACCCGTACGGTCACGCACGACCGGCGGACCGCGGCCGAGGCCGGGGTCTCCTCGACCGGGCACGCGCTGCACGGTGGCGCCTCCTGGGGTGCGGTCCCGACCAACCTGTGCCTGCTGCCCGCCGGTGACACCGGCGACGGCTCGGGTCCGACCGAGGTCTCCGGGCCGATCGTCGACTCGGACACCGCCGCGCTGGTCGCCGGGGTCGAACGTGGACTGCTTGTCACCGACTTCTGGTACACCCGGGTACTGGACCCGAAATCCCTGGTCATCACGGGTCTGACCCGCAACGGCGTCTGGCTGATCGAAAACGGCGAGATCACCACGGCGGTGCAGAACTTCCGCTTCACCCAGTCGTACCCGCAGGCGCTCGCGCCCGGCGCGGTGCTCGGTCTGGGCCGGCACGCGTCGCTGCTGCCGGACAGCTGGGACGCCTCCTGGTGGTCGGCTCCGGCGCTGCGGCTGGCGTCGTGGAACTTCACCGGCGGCGCCTCGGGCTGA
- a CDS encoding fumarate reductase/succinate dehydrogenase flavoprotein subunit, producing MTTRIERHHYDVVVIGAGGAGLRAAIEARLAGKRTAIISKSLFGKAHTVMAEGGAAAAMGNVNSRDNWQVHFRDTMRGGKFLNNFRMAELHAKESPQRIWELETYGALFDRTKDGKISQRNFGGHEYPRLAHVGDRTGLELIRTLQQKIVSLQQEDKREHGDYEARIKVFAETTITELLLDSSGPDGPRIAGAFGYYRESGEFVLFEAPAVVLATGGVGKSYKVTSNSWEYTGDGHALALRAGATLINMEFLQFHPTGMVWPPSVKGILVTESVRGDGGVLKNSDGKRFMFDYVPDVFRKQYAETEEEADRWYSDPDNNRRPPELLPRDEVARAINSEVKAGRGTPAGGVYLDIASRLPAEEVKRRLPSMYHQFKELADVDITKQPMEVGPTCHYVMGGVEVEPDTAAAHGHVRGLFAAGEVSGGMHGSNRLGGNSLSDLLVFGRRAGGHAAAYADGLASRPKVAATDVAASVDRALAPLERPDGENPYKLQQDLQAVMGDLVGIIRRKGELEDALVRLADLRERVAKVGATGGRRYNPGWHLALDLRNMLVVSECTAKAALEREESRGGHTREDFPKMAPDWRMVNLVCSLDGDKVRLEHKPLPKMRAELIQLFDRTELAKYLTEDELADFDALSEGVETGGVHAQEAGK from the coding sequence ATGACTACGCGAATCGAACGACACCACTACGATGTCGTCGTGATCGGGGCCGGCGGCGCCGGCCTGCGGGCGGCGATCGAGGCCCGGCTGGCGGGCAAGCGCACCGCCATCATCTCGAAGTCGCTCTTCGGCAAGGCCCACACGGTGATGGCCGAGGGCGGCGCGGCGGCGGCCATGGGAAACGTGAACAGCCGGGACAACTGGCAGGTGCACTTCCGCGACACCATGCGCGGTGGCAAGTTCCTGAACAACTTCCGGATGGCCGAGCTGCACGCGAAGGAGTCGCCGCAGCGGATCTGGGAGTTGGAGACGTACGGTGCGCTCTTCGACCGCACCAAGGACGGCAAGATCTCGCAGCGCAACTTCGGTGGCCACGAGTACCCCCGGCTGGCGCACGTGGGTGACCGGACCGGGCTGGAGCTGATCCGTACCCTCCAGCAGAAGATCGTCTCGCTGCAGCAGGAGGACAAGCGGGAGCACGGCGACTACGAGGCCCGGATCAAGGTCTTCGCCGAAACCACCATCACCGAACTGCTGCTCGACTCCTCCGGCCCGGACGGTCCCCGGATCGCCGGCGCGTTCGGCTACTACCGGGAGTCTGGCGAGTTCGTCCTCTTCGAGGCGCCGGCCGTGGTGCTGGCGACCGGTGGGGTGGGCAAGTCGTACAAGGTCACCTCGAACTCCTGGGAGTACACCGGGGACGGCCACGCGCTCGCCCTGCGGGCCGGCGCGACTCTGATCAACATGGAGTTCCTCCAGTTCCACCCGACCGGCATGGTCTGGCCGCCGTCGGTGAAGGGCATCCTGGTGACCGAGTCGGTCCGGGGTGACGGTGGTGTGCTGAAGAACTCCGACGGCAAGCGCTTCATGTTCGACTACGTCCCCGACGTCTTCCGCAAGCAGTACGCGGAGACCGAGGAGGAGGCGGACCGCTGGTACAGCGACCCGGACAACAACCGGCGCCCGCCGGAGCTGCTTCCTCGCGACGAGGTGGCCCGTGCGATCAACAGTGAGGTGAAGGCGGGTCGTGGCACCCCGGCCGGCGGCGTCTACCTGGACATCGCGAGCCGACTCCCGGCCGAGGAGGTCAAGCGCCGGCTGCCGTCGATGTACCACCAGTTCAAGGAGCTGGCCGACGTCGACATCACCAAGCAGCCGATGGAGGTCGGGCCGACCTGCCACTACGTGATGGGTGGGGTCGAGGTCGAGCCGGACACCGCCGCGGCGCACGGACACGTCCGGGGGCTCTTCGCCGCGGGTGAGGTCTCCGGCGGCATGCACGGCTCCAACCGGCTCGGCGGAAACTCCCTCTCCGACCTGCTGGTCTTCGGCCGGCGGGCGGGCGGGCACGCGGCGGCGTACGCCGATGGCCTGGCCTCCCGCCCGAAGGTGGCGGCGACCGACGTCGCGGCGTCGGTGGACCGCGCGCTGGCCCCGCTGGAGCGCCCGGACGGCGAGAACCCGTACAAGCTCCAGCAGGACCTGCAGGCGGTGATGGGCGACCTGGTCGGCATCATCCGGCGCAAGGGCGAGCTGGAGGACGCACTGGTCCGCCTGGCCGACCTGCGGGAGCGGGTGGCGAAGGTGGGTGCGACCGGTGGCCGGCGCTACAACCCGGGCTGGCACCTCGCGCTCGACCTGCGCAACATGCTGGTCGTCTCGGAGTGCACCGCGAAGGCGGCACTGGAGCGGGAAGAGTCGCGCGGCGGACACACCCGGGAGGACTTCCCGAAGATGGCGCCGGACTGGCGCATGGTCAACCTGGTCTGCTCGCTCGACGGCGACAAGGTACGGCTGGAGCACAAGCCTCTGCCGAAGATGCGGGCCGAGCTGATCCAGCTCTTCGACCGGACCGAGCTGGCCAAGTACCTGACCGAAGACGAGCTGGCCGACTTCGACGCGCTCAGCGAGGGTGTCGAAACCGGCGGCGTGCACGCGCAGGAGGCGGGCAAGTAA
- a CDS encoding (deoxy)nucleoside triphosphate pyrophosphohydrolase, producing the protein MQTERASGDESAGYSGESTDYGKRKSRVIVGAAIIEDGRVLGCARAKPPEVAGKWEFPGGKVESGETEIDALIRECMEELAVRIEVGERVGADVPLAHGRAVLRVYQARLIGGDQPQRLEHAELRWLTAAELGSVAWLPADEPIVAALRPLL; encoded by the coding sequence GTGCAGACCGAACGGGCGAGTGGGGACGAGAGTGCCGGTTACAGCGGCGAGTCGACTGATTACGGAAAGCGAAAGAGCAGGGTAATTGTCGGTGCGGCCATCATCGAGGACGGACGGGTGCTCGGTTGCGCCAGGGCCAAGCCGCCGGAAGTGGCCGGCAAGTGGGAGTTTCCGGGCGGCAAAGTCGAATCCGGCGAAACTGAGATCGACGCACTCATCCGCGAATGTATGGAGGAGTTGGCCGTCCGGATCGAGGTCGGCGAGCGGGTCGGTGCGGACGTGCCGCTCGCCCACGGCCGGGCGGTACTTCGGGTCTACCAGGCCCGGCTCATCGGTGGAGACCAGCCACAACGGCTGGAGCACGCGGAGTTGCGCTGGCTCACGGCGGCCGAACTCGGCTCGGTGGCCTGGCTGCCCGCGGATGAGCCGATCGTGGCCGCCCTGCGGCCCCTGCTCTGA
- a CDS encoding 4a-hydroxytetrahydrobiopterin dehydratase — MVKRALWRSRSQRDYLTDALTLLPGWIREGRQLKRTLILDDTQHAALTERVKIVADAVHVRPELRRLDGHTQIKIGAPDEDTITENVVTLAARIEDVYRSVTSAD, encoded by the coding sequence ATGGTGAAGCGTGCTCTATGGCGCAGTCGATCCCAGCGTGACTACCTGACCGACGCGCTCACCCTCTTGCCCGGCTGGATCCGGGAGGGGCGACAACTCAAGCGCACCCTCATCCTCGACGATACCCAACACGCCGCGCTGACCGAACGCGTCAAGATCGTCGCAGACGCGGTGCACGTACGTCCAGAGCTCCGGCGTCTCGACGGCCACACCCAGATCAAAATCGGCGCACCGGACGAGGACACGATCACCGAGAACGTGGTCACCCTCGCCGCCCGGATCGAGGACGTCTACCGCTCGGTCACCAGCGCCGACTGA
- a CDS encoding FUSC family protein translates to MRGVSPAMFSLRHLGHRRPPALPADPATRRVDEILARWADASRTKVRDRIRQMEINLMIAVQAGVAAALSWGIAHEVLNTPQPVFAPAAAVGTIASSTGQRLHRTVALIAGVAVGIGVGDGLMLVAGRGPWQLGVIVTLAVIGAILISGRGVLLAQAGGTAVLIAALSPTVGELEYPRFVDALIGGGVGLVVVLLLLPFNPRRIVQRAASYPIEELARQLSLTAQAMRARDAAAVGRAVDGFGAIESDLVNLKAAVDGAKEVVQLAPARWHRRQTLALFTQGAEHMDNAVWSSRGLARRVASLIADGEPLPDCLPVAVDRLAEAVRLLHDEFRHGRVPDEARRRVLRAVHDASQGYDHGVALSGAAVVAQVRSAALDLLQATGVQRDDANQLVREAARAAATPT, encoded by the coding sequence GTGCGAGGGGTAAGCCCGGCAATGTTCTCGCTCCGGCACCTTGGTCATCGGCGCCCGCCCGCGCTGCCGGCCGATCCCGCCACGAGACGCGTCGACGAGATCCTCGCCAGGTGGGCCGATGCGAGCCGGACCAAGGTGCGTGACCGGATCCGGCAGATGGAGATCAACCTGATGATCGCAGTCCAGGCCGGGGTGGCGGCGGCGCTGTCCTGGGGGATCGCGCACGAGGTCCTGAACACGCCGCAACCGGTGTTCGCTCCCGCTGCCGCCGTGGGCACCATCGCCTCGTCGACGGGGCAGCGGCTGCACCGTACGGTCGCCCTGATCGCGGGGGTCGCGGTGGGCATCGGTGTCGGCGACGGGTTGATGCTGGTCGCCGGCCGGGGGCCGTGGCAGTTGGGGGTGATTGTGACGCTCGCGGTGATCGGGGCGATCCTGATCAGCGGCCGGGGTGTGCTGCTGGCTCAGGCGGGCGGTACGGCGGTGCTGATCGCGGCCCTGTCGCCGACCGTGGGTGAGCTGGAGTATCCGAGGTTCGTGGACGCCCTCATCGGTGGCGGGGTCGGCCTGGTGGTGGTCCTGCTGCTCCTGCCGTTCAATCCGCGTCGGATCGTGCAACGTGCCGCGAGCTATCCGATCGAGGAACTCGCTCGACAGTTGAGCCTGACCGCGCAGGCGATGAGGGCGCGCGACGCTGCCGCCGTCGGGCGGGCGGTGGATGGCTTCGGAGCCATCGAGTCGGACCTGGTGAACCTCAAGGCGGCAGTGGACGGGGCGAAGGAGGTGGTGCAGTTGGCGCCCGCCCGCTGGCATCGCCGCCAGACGCTGGCCCTGTTCACCCAGGGGGCCGAGCACATGGACAACGCGGTGTGGAGCAGCCGTGGCCTGGCCCGTCGGGTGGCCAGCCTGATCGCGGACGGCGAACCCCTCCCGGACTGCCTGCCGGTCGCGGTCGACCGCCTCGCCGAGGCGGTCCGGCTGCTGCACGACGAGTTTCGGCACGGTCGGGTGCCGGATGAGGCGCGCAGGCGGGTGCTGCGGGCGGTGCACGACGCGAGTCAGGGCTACGACCACGGGGTCGCCCTCTCCGGCGCGGCGGTGGTGGCGCAGGTCAGGTCCGCCGCTCTTGACCTGTTGCAGGCGACCGGGGTGCAGCGGGACGACGCCAACCAGCTTGTCCGTGAGGCGGCGCGCGCCGCCGCCACGCCGACCTGA
- a CDS encoding PH domain-containing protein, translating into MANNVTYDRREQFQQIQSGLLDGEQVIAVYDAIGTGTGFIGLTNRRVIIQDKSFVGKKFAITSIPYSKITSVSVVSNKSWGGSFFSTGAIAIHVGTHTYEVEFRGDQKSHHVHNVILHYIS; encoded by the coding sequence ATGGCCAACAACGTCACATACGACCGTCGGGAGCAGTTCCAGCAGATCCAGAGCGGCCTGCTCGACGGCGAGCAGGTGATCGCGGTCTACGACGCGATCGGCACCGGCACCGGCTTCATCGGCCTGACCAACCGGCGGGTGATCATCCAGGACAAGTCGTTCGTGGGCAAGAAGTTCGCGATCACCAGCATCCCGTACTCGAAGATCACCAGCGTGAGCGTGGTGAGCAACAAGTCCTGGGGCGGGTCGTTCTTCTCCACCGGCGCGATCGCCATCCACGTCGGCACGCACACGTACGAGGTCGAGTTCCGGGGCGACCAGAAGAGTCACCACGTACACAACGTGATCCTGCACTACATCTCGTAG
- the ychF gene encoding redox-regulated ATPase YchF, producing MAISLGIVGLPNVGKSTLFNALTKNDVLAANYPFATIEPNTGVVGLPDERLDKLAEIHGSQKIIPAPVTFVDIAGLVRGASKGQGRGNAFLANIRDAAAICQVVRAFSDPNVVHVDGKVSPADDIETINTELILADLQTLEKALPRLEKEAKIRKDRAAVVEAAKKAIDLLNTGVTLYAGGARAGIEIVELRELHLLTTKPFLYVFNVDEAELGNADFLDELRQLVAPAEAVFMDAKVESELIDLPAEEARELLESIGQPEPGLDQLIRVGFRTLGLQTYLTAGPKEARAWTVPVGATAPEAAGVIHTDFQRGFIKAEIVSYEDLVAAGSMAAAKAAGRVRLEGKDYVMQDGDVVEFRFNV from the coding sequence GTGGCTATCTCGCTAGGCATCGTCGGCCTGCCCAACGTCGGCAAGAGCACGCTCTTCAACGCACTCACCAAGAACGACGTGCTGGCCGCGAACTACCCGTTCGCCACCATCGAGCCCAACACGGGCGTGGTCGGGCTGCCGGACGAGCGACTGGACAAGCTCGCCGAGATCCACGGGTCACAGAAGATCATCCCCGCGCCGGTGACCTTCGTCGACATCGCCGGACTGGTCCGGGGGGCCTCCAAGGGCCAGGGCCGCGGAAACGCGTTCCTCGCCAACATCCGTGACGCGGCGGCGATCTGCCAGGTGGTCCGGGCCTTCTCCGACCCGAACGTGGTGCACGTCGACGGCAAGGTCTCGCCGGCCGACGACATCGAGACGATCAACACCGAGCTGATCCTGGCCGACCTGCAGACGCTGGAGAAGGCGCTGCCCCGGCTGGAGAAGGAAGCCAAGATCCGCAAGGACCGGGCGGCGGTGGTCGAGGCCGCCAAGAAGGCGATCGACCTGCTCAACACCGGTGTCACCCTGTACGCGGGCGGAGCCCGCGCCGGGATCGAGATCGTCGAGTTGCGCGAGCTGCACCTGCTCACCACCAAGCCGTTCCTGTACGTCTTCAACGTTGACGAGGCCGAACTGGGCAACGCCGACTTCCTGGACGAGCTGCGCCAGCTGGTGGCGCCCGCCGAGGCGGTGTTCATGGACGCCAAGGTGGAGTCGGAGCTGATCGACCTGCCGGCGGAGGAGGCCCGTGAGCTGCTGGAGTCGATCGGGCAGCCGGAGCCGGGGCTGGACCAGCTGATCCGGGTCGGCTTCCGTACCCTCGGGCTGCAGACGTACCTGACCGCGGGGCCGAAGGAGGCGCGGGCCTGGACCGTCCCGGTCGGGGCGACCGCGCCGGAGGCCGCCGGGGTGATCCACACGGATTTCCAGCGCGGCTTCATCAAGGCTGAGATCGTCTCGTACGAGGATCTGGTCGCCGCCGGGTCGATGGCGGCGGCGAAGGCGGCTGGCCGGGTCCGGCTGGAGGGCAAGGACTACGTCATGCAGGACGGCGACGTGGTCGAGTTCCGTTTCAACGTCTGA
- a CDS encoding AlkA N-terminal domain-containing protein: MELDFERCYRAVDSRDQRFDGWFYTGVRTTGIYCRPSCPAVTPKRENVTFYPSAAAAQRGGLRACRRCRPDAAPGSPEWDVRADVVGRAMRLIADGVVDRDGVPGLAARLGYTERHLHRMLTAQVGAGPLALARAQRAQTARILIETTELGLAEIAFAAGFGSVRQFNDTIREVYAAVPSVLRAKAHHQPAGTGAGTVSLRLAYRAPLHVEALFDFLSLRALPSVERVDHGSYTRALRLPHGPAEVTLTPLPGYVAATLRLTDVRDLSPAVARCRRLLDLDADPEAVDGTLAADPALTAAVDEEPGVRVPRAVDGFEMAVRAIVGQQVSVAGARTVLGRLVAAVPGPVAAPGQPAAPADEPPVGAPDAESPLRAFPAPAELLALPDGAYGMPAARRETIRTVARAVADGSLDLDPGADRERLTAQLTGLPGIGPWTAAYVLLRAVGDPDVFLPTDLGVRHGATALGLPGTPASLADHATRWRPWRSYATIRLWRAS, encoded by the coding sequence GTGGAGTTGGACTTCGAGCGGTGCTACCGGGCGGTCGACAGCCGTGACCAGCGGTTCGACGGCTGGTTCTACACCGGCGTACGGACCACCGGGATCTACTGCCGGCCGTCCTGCCCGGCGGTAACCCCAAAACGGGAAAATGTCACTTTCTACCCGTCCGCCGCTGCCGCCCAGCGGGGCGGACTGCGGGCCTGCCGGCGGTGCCGGCCGGACGCGGCACCGGGCTCGCCCGAGTGGGACGTCCGGGCGGACGTGGTCGGGCGGGCGATGCGACTGATCGCGGACGGTGTGGTCGACCGGGACGGGGTGCCGGGTCTGGCCGCCCGCCTCGGCTACACCGAACGGCACCTGCACCGGATGCTCACCGCCCAGGTCGGCGCCGGGCCGCTCGCACTGGCGCGGGCCCAGCGGGCGCAGACCGCCCGGATCCTGATCGAGACCACCGAACTGGGGCTGGCGGAGATCGCGTTCGCCGCCGGGTTCGGCAGCGTACGGCAGTTCAACGACACCATCCGCGAGGTGTACGCGGCGGTGCCGTCGGTACTGCGGGCGAAGGCCCACCACCAACCGGCCGGGACCGGCGCGGGCACGGTGTCGCTGCGGCTCGCGTACCGGGCCCCGCTGCACGTGGAGGCGTTGTTCGACTTCCTCTCCCTGCGGGCCCTGCCGTCGGTCGAACGGGTCGACCACGGGTCGTACACCCGGGCGCTGCGTCTGCCGCACGGTCCGGCGGAGGTGACCCTGACCCCGCTCCCCGGGTACGTCGCGGCGACGCTGCGCCTGACCGACGTACGCGACCTGTCGCCGGCGGTGGCCCGCTGCCGCCGACTGCTCGACCTGGACGCCGACCCGGAGGCGGTGGACGGCACGCTCGCCGCCGACCCGGCACTCACCGCCGCGGTCGACGAGGAACCCGGGGTACGGGTGCCGCGTGCCGTCGACGGCTTCGAGATGGCGGTCCGGGCGATCGTCGGCCAACAGGTCTCGGTGGCCGGGGCCCGGACCGTGCTGGGCCGGCTGGTCGCCGCCGTCCCCGGCCCGGTGGCGGCGCCCGGCCAGCCGGCGGCGCCCGCCGACGAGCCGCCGGTCGGCGCCCCCGACGCCGAGTCGCCGCTGCGGGCGTTCCCGGCGCCGGCGGAACTGCTGGCCCTGCCGGACGGGGCGTACGGCATGCCCGCCGCCCGCCGCGAGACGATCCGTACGGTGGCGCGGGCGGTCGCCGACGGCAGCCTGGACCTCGATCCGGGGGCGGACCGGGAGCGGCTCACCGCCCAACTGACCGGGCTGCCCGGGATCGGCCCGTGGACCGCCGCGTACGTGCTGCTGCGCGCGGTCGGCGACCCGGACGTTTTCCTCCCCACCGACCTGGGCGTACGCCACGGCGCGACCGCGCTCGGGCTGCCCGGCACCCCGGCCTCCCTCGCCGACCACGCCACCCGGTGGCGCCCCTGGCGTTCCTACGCCACGATCCGACTCTGGAGAGCATCATGA